In Nitrosospira briensis C-128, a genomic segment contains:
- a CDS encoding c-type cytochrome: MIRVVLIAFLFFADHTIATGIPPVDVPDTMAERVKACTACHGKEDKQGRDAYYPRIAGKPEGYLFNQLRNFRDERRHYRPMALLLEGLPDQYLRDMAAYFASLKQAFPPPEPLKSSPAEVELARRLITQGDPGRKIPACVECHGKDLMGTEPFIPGLLGLPRVYIIAQFGNWQNGGAMRGETPDCMSEIAKQLTTSESSAIAAWLAAQPVSEVLSARAASPAAPLHSKLAMRCSSIVLPSGGLQ, encoded by the coding sequence ATGATACGAGTTGTCCTGATCGCTTTTCTGTTTTTTGCCGACCACACCATCGCCACCGGGATTCCCCCGGTTGACGTACCCGACACGATGGCGGAGCGGGTAAAGGCCTGCACTGCCTGTCATGGCAAAGAGGACAAACAGGGGAGAGACGCATACTATCCGCGCATTGCCGGCAAGCCGGAGGGCTACCTGTTCAATCAGCTGCGCAATTTCCGTGACGAACGGCGCCACTATCGGCCCATGGCGTTGCTGCTTGAAGGTTTGCCCGATCAATACCTGCGCGATATGGCAGCCTATTTCGCTTCGTTGAAGCAGGCTTTTCCTCCACCCGAGCCGCTAAAGTCGTCGCCTGCCGAAGTTGAGCTTGCCCGCAGACTTATTACTCAGGGCGACCCCGGCCGTAAAATTCCCGCATGCGTTGAATGTCACGGCAAAGATCTGATGGGAACGGAGCCCTTCATTCCCGGCCTGCTGGGTCTGCCGCGGGTCTATATCATCGCCCAGTTCGGTAACTGGCAGAATGGCGGAGCAATGCGTGGAGAAACGCCCGACTGCATGTCCGAAATCGCAAAACAGCTCACGACCAGCGAGTCGAGCGCCATTGCAGCATGGCTGGCCGCGCAACCGGTTTCCGAAGTCCTCTCAGCGCGCGCGGCAAGCCCGGCGGCGCCTCTCCACAGTAAACTGGCCATGCGCTGCAGCAGCATCGTCCTCCCATCCGGAGGGTTGCAATGA
- a CDS encoding metal-sensitive transcriptional regulator, which translates to MKSSTSKKPCHAPQTVVQPGKEALIKRLNRIEGQVRGVNKMISEDRYCVDILNQVSALQSALDAVAMLLLENHTHGCMQGAIKSGRGDEAIDELMAVVRKFAR; encoded by the coding sequence TTGAAGTCGTCAACTAGCAAGAAGCCGTGTCATGCACCGCAGACGGTGGTGCAACCAGGCAAGGAAGCGCTGATAAAGCGGCTCAACCGCATCGAGGGACAGGTACGGGGTGTCAACAAAATGATATCGGAAGATCGTTATTGCGTTGACATCCTGAACCAGGTCTCCGCGCTGCAATCCGCACTTGATGCCGTGGCCATGCTGTTATTGGAGAACCATACCCACGGATGCATGCAAGGCGCCATCAAATCAGGCCGGGGCGATGAGGCGATTGATGAGCTGATGGCGGTAGTGCGGAAATTTGCGCGGTAG
- a CDS encoding MutS-related protein: MNEPAVSDTYRGQPSILSTGDRPSGIRDARPTEAVKGVLDAKTFSAIETDQLFDSLNHAVTHAGQSVLYRSLAQPGTDAEVTREKHEALRELESDPGLYKALQNFVETMAGGEQCLHQLLYGTFTGGLAIANSRAGKDEMEFSGYGYHQFVDGTAFVIDMVEAMQTLPQPKSAYLQGLFDAIRDFGNTRTYSLMRGPVYSVDGKLKTRDEKPRYLPIPRFRPSMIKPLPMFGALGAIGAALYFFQGLLAGFGISYLGYGILMLAVPVLPVLLIAIAASDRDSVIYPLRKLFKNSPELARLLDTLGMIDELLSFRRYSLTFGGKMVLPEILDRERHFLSVVQARNPLLAKANPDYVPNDILLDDTGRLLVITGPNSGGKTAYCKTVVQIQLLGQIGCYIPATAAQLVLAERIFYQVPDPGHLDEGIGRFGHELKRTREIFFSATPGSLVVLDELSEGTTFEEKMELSEYVLAGFYKLGASTLLVTHNHELCERLQERGMGRYLQGEFLPEGPTYRLIPGVSTVSHADRVAAALGFSKEDVEKYLTTRRV, translated from the coding sequence ATGAATGAGCCAGCCGTATCTGATACATACCGGGGTCAGCCGTCTATTCTTTCGACTGGCGACAGGCCGTCGGGCATTCGAGACGCCCGCCCCACGGAAGCCGTCAAAGGCGTGCTGGACGCAAAAACTTTTAGCGCAATCGAAACGGACCAATTATTTGATTCGCTTAACCATGCCGTCACTCATGCCGGGCAATCGGTGCTTTATCGGTCCCTTGCCCAGCCAGGGACCGATGCCGAAGTGACACGGGAAAAACATGAGGCGTTGCGCGAACTGGAATCGGATCCCGGTCTTTACAAAGCTTTGCAGAACTTCGTGGAAACTATGGCAGGGGGAGAGCAATGTCTTCATCAATTGCTCTACGGTACGTTTACCGGCGGGCTCGCCATCGCTAATTCCAGAGCCGGTAAAGATGAAATGGAATTCAGCGGTTACGGTTATCATCAATTCGTCGATGGTACCGCTTTTGTCATCGATATGGTCGAGGCAATGCAAACCCTGCCACAGCCGAAGAGCGCGTATCTGCAGGGCTTATTCGACGCGATTCGCGATTTTGGAAACACGCGTACTTATTCCCTGATGCGCGGACCGGTCTATTCCGTGGACGGGAAGCTCAAGACCAGGGACGAAAAACCACGTTATCTGCCAATCCCGCGCTTTAGACCATCGATGATTAAACCCCTTCCGATGTTCGGGGCGTTGGGTGCGATAGGCGCAGCGCTTTATTTCTTTCAGGGCTTGCTGGCCGGCTTCGGCATTTCTTACCTGGGTTACGGAATACTCATGCTGGCGGTACCGGTGCTGCCGGTCCTCCTGATTGCCATTGCCGCGTCCGACCGCGATTCAGTTATATATCCGCTGCGCAAGCTATTCAAGAACAGCCCCGAGTTGGCGCGACTGCTGGATACGCTGGGAATGATCGATGAGCTTTTGTCATTTCGCCGTTATTCACTCACATTTGGCGGCAAGATGGTGCTGCCGGAGATATTGGACCGCGAGCGCCATTTCCTGAGTGTTGTCCAAGCCAGGAACCCGTTGCTTGCCAAAGCGAATCCCGACTATGTGCCAAACGACATTTTACTGGACGATACCGGGCGGCTACTGGTGATCACGGGGCCAAATAGCGGTGGCAAGACCGCTTACTGTAAAACAGTGGTTCAGATTCAGCTACTGGGGCAGATCGGTTGTTACATTCCCGCCACCGCGGCGCAACTGGTTCTGGCGGAACGTATTTTTTATCAGGTGCCGGATCCGGGACATCTGGACGAGGGTATAGGACGCTTTGGCCATGAACTGAAACGAACGCGCGAGATTTTCTTCAGCGCTACGCCTGGCAGCCTCGTCGTGCTTGATGAGCTGTCGGAGGGGACGACGTTCGAAGAGAAAATGGAGCTTTCCGAGTATGTCCTCGCAGGCTTTTACAAGCTTGGAGCAAGCACACTGCTTGTTACGCATAACCACGAGTTATGCGAGCGCCTGCAGGAAAGGGGAATGGGCCGTTACCTTCAGGGCGAGTTTCTTCCTGAAGGGCCCACCTATCGTTTAATTCCAGGTGTGTCCACGGTAAGCCATGCCGACCGTGTGGCCGCTGCCCTGGGCTTCAGCAAGGAAGACGTGGAGAAATACCTTACGACACGGCGTGTGTGA
- the thiC gene encoding phosphomethylpyrimidine synthase ThiC: protein MNATVLNAAQIPLPFSSKTAHVDEGAVKPLPESRKIYVHGSRPDIQVPMREISQSDTPASMGAEQNPAIYVYDTSGPYTDPAIKIDIRSGLAPLREKWIDERGDTEILSGPASAYGRQRLSDPKLAEMRFDLKRQPRSAKAGANVTQMHYARQGIITPEMEYVAIRENQRCEHLSNQHRELLTRQHPGQDFGAFLPQHITPEFVRDEVARGRAIIPANINHSESEPMIIGRNFLVKINANIGNSALGSSIQEEVEKMTWAIRWGGDTVMDLSTGKNIHETREWIIRNSPVPIGTVPIYQALEKVDGKAEDLTWEIFRDTLIEQAEQGVDYFTIHAGVLLAYVPMTAKRLTGIVSRGGSIMAKWCLAHHRESFLYTRFEEICEIMKAYDVSFSLGDGLRPGSIHDANDEAQFAELKTLGELTQVAWKHDVQVMIEGPGHVPMHLIKENMDMQLKYCAEAPFYTLGPLTTDIAPGYDHITSAIGAAMIGWYGTAMLCYVTPKEHLGLPDKDDVKDGIITYKIAAHAADLAKGHPGAQIRDNALSKARFEFRWNDQFNLGLDPDKARQFHDETLPQEGAKLAHFCSMCGPHFCSMKITQDVRDYAAQKGVDENEALKKGMEEKAVEFVAKGTEIYNKL from the coding sequence ATGAATGCAACCGTTTTAAATGCAGCACAAATCCCTTTGCCCTTTTCGAGCAAAACAGCCCATGTGGACGAGGGGGCGGTCAAGCCTCTGCCTGAATCCCGAAAAATTTATGTACATGGCTCCCGTCCTGATATTCAGGTACCCATGCGGGAAATCAGCCAATCCGATACGCCTGCCAGCATGGGTGCGGAACAAAACCCGGCAATTTACGTTTACGACACTTCTGGCCCGTACACGGATCCGGCGATAAAGATCGACATCCGTTCCGGCTTGGCTCCCTTACGTGAAAAATGGATAGATGAGCGGGGCGACACGGAAATTCTCTCCGGCCCTGCTTCCGCTTACGGCAGACAGCGCCTGTCCGACCCAAAGCTCGCTGAAATGCGCTTTGACTTGAAGCGCCAGCCCCGCAGTGCCAAGGCCGGGGCGAATGTCACGCAAATGCATTATGCGCGTCAAGGCATCATTACGCCGGAAATGGAGTATGTAGCCATACGTGAGAATCAACGTTGCGAGCACCTGAGCAATCAACATCGGGAATTACTCACACGCCAGCATCCCGGGCAGGATTTTGGTGCCTTCCTGCCCCAGCATATCACACCGGAATTCGTACGCGATGAAGTGGCCAGAGGTCGCGCCATCATTCCTGCCAACATCAACCATTCCGAATCCGAACCGATGATCATCGGCCGCAATTTTCTGGTGAAAATCAATGCGAACATCGGTAACTCGGCACTGGGTTCGAGCATCCAGGAAGAAGTCGAGAAAATGACCTGGGCTATCCGCTGGGGCGGAGATACGGTAATGGATCTTTCCACCGGAAAAAATATTCACGAAACTCGTGAGTGGATAATCCGCAACAGCCCCGTTCCCATCGGCACCGTGCCAATTTACCAGGCCCTGGAAAAAGTCGATGGCAAAGCCGAGGACCTCACCTGGGAAATTTTCCGCGATACGCTGATCGAACAGGCTGAGCAGGGCGTGGACTATTTCACCATCCATGCCGGCGTGCTGCTCGCCTATGTTCCAATGACGGCAAAACGGCTGACCGGCATCGTTTCGCGCGGCGGTTCCATCATGGCCAAGTGGTGTCTCGCGCATCACAGGGAAAGTTTTCTGTATACCCGCTTCGAAGAAATCTGCGAAATCATGAAAGCATATGATGTGAGCTTTTCCCTGGGAGACGGCCTGCGCCCCGGTTCGATTCATGATGCCAACGATGAAGCCCAGTTCGCGGAACTGAAAACCCTCGGCGAATTAACGCAGGTCGCTTGGAAGCATGACGTGCAGGTGATGATCGAAGGTCCGGGCCATGTTCCCATGCACCTGATCAAGGAAAACATGGATATGCAGCTGAAATACTGCGCCGAGGCTCCGTTCTATACGTTGGGGCCGCTCACTACCGACATCGCGCCTGGCTACGATCATATTACATCCGCCATCGGCGCTGCAATGATCGGCTGGTATGGTACGGCAATGCTGTGTTATGTTACGCCGAAGGAACACCTTGGCCTGCCGGATAAGGATGATGTAAAAGATGGCATAATCACTTATAAAATTGCCGCTCACGCGGCAGACCTGGCGAAGGGCCATCCCGGTGCGCAGATTCGCGATAATGCGCTTTCGAAAGCCCGCTTCGAGTTTCGCTGGAATGATCAGTTCAATCTTGGCCTCGATCCCGACAAGGCAAGACAGTTCCATGATGAAACCCTGCCGCAGGAAGGCGCCAAACTTGCCCACTTTTGCTCGATGTGCGGCCCCCACTTCTGCTCGATGAAGATAACTCAGGATGTGCGCGACTATGCCGCACAGAAAGGTGTTGACGAAAATGAAGCCTTGAAAAAAGGCATGGAAGAAAAAGCGGTCGAATTTGTAGCAAAGGGGACGGAGATTTATAACAAGCTGTAA
- a CDS encoding TolC family outer membrane protein produces the protein MEIYRQALEEDALYSAARAAHMAAQERLPQGRAGLLPTLSLAFVKRRQFIDIGSTTTAAAVGAVRPSEVIIDNQSVTITATQPIYRKENFVIYEQSKLQVAQADSQFIIAAQDLILRVAQAYLDILTAQVNLEVAEAQKKAISEQLEQAKRNFEVGTTTIVDTYEAQARFDLTTSQEIAAKNQLEVAQRTLQQIIGHMPDELVRPKDTAYELLNLKYANMQDWITVAEQNNLALKVQQSVYEIAKQDVERAKAGHYPTLDLVAIYSDQKGVGGTITGRPINLTSKEIGIQVSFPIFQGFAVQSQVREALAIQERVFQELNNTRRNSVLQVSQQYLNVTNGIAQVKALKQALLSSKSQLDSTKLGQEVGVRTEVDVLNAQQLYYSARRDLAQARNNFLMSRLRLEAEAGELDEDDLREVNQALVQ, from the coding sequence ATGGAAATCTATCGTCAAGCGCTGGAAGAGGACGCGCTATATAGCGCGGCGCGTGCTGCTCATATGGCGGCGCAGGAAAGGTTGCCGCAGGGTCGGGCCGGACTCCTTCCCACCCTCTCACTTGCGTTCGTGAAGCGGAGGCAATTCATAGATATCGGAAGTACCACTACGGCTGCGGCTGTCGGAGCGGTCAGGCCGTCTGAAGTGATCATCGATAACCAGAGTGTGACGATCACGGCAACCCAGCCCATTTATCGCAAGGAAAATTTCGTAATCTATGAACAATCCAAGCTTCAGGTTGCTCAGGCGGACTCACAGTTCATCATTGCAGCACAGGATCTGATACTCCGGGTAGCCCAGGCGTATTTGGATATCCTCACCGCGCAAGTAAACCTGGAGGTCGCGGAGGCTCAAAAAAAGGCAATCTCGGAGCAATTGGAGCAGGCCAAGCGCAACTTTGAGGTGGGCACGACGACTATCGTTGACACTTACGAGGCCCAGGCCCGTTTCGATCTGACCACATCTCAGGAAATCGCCGCCAAAAATCAGCTGGAAGTGGCGCAACGCACTCTGCAACAGATCATTGGGCATATGCCCGATGAACTCGTACGCCCGAAAGACACTGCCTACGAGTTGCTCAACCTGAAGTACGCGAACATGCAGGATTGGATTACCGTGGCTGAACAGAATAACCTCGCCCTGAAAGTACAGCAATCGGTATACGAAATCGCAAAACAGGACGTGGAACGAGCCAAGGCAGGGCATTATCCCACGCTGGACCTGGTCGCCATATACAGCGACCAGAAAGGCGTCGGCGGTACAATTACCGGTCGGCCAATTAACCTGACCTCAAAAGAAATAGGGATTCAGGTCAGCTTTCCCATATTTCAGGGTTTCGCGGTGCAATCGCAGGTGCGCGAAGCCCTGGCTATCCAGGAAAGGGTGTTCCAGGAACTGAACAATACCCGGCGCAACAGTGTGCTGCAGGTGAGCCAGCAGTATCTGAATGTTACCAACGGTATCGCCCAGGTAAAAGCGCTGAAACAGGCGCTGCTATCAAGCAAGAGCCAGCTGGATTCAACCAAGCTCGGGCAGGAGGTCGGCGTTAGAACGGAGGTGGACGTATTAAATGCTCAGCAGCTATATTATTCGGCCCGCCGGGATCTCGCCCAGGCGCGAAATAACTTTCTCATGTCAAGATTGAGATTGGAGGCCGAGGCAGGAGAGTTGGACGAGGATGACTTGAGGGAGGTAAACCAGGCATTGGTGCAATAA
- the hpnA gene encoding hopanoid-associated sugar epimerase, with amino-acid sequence MLKSLVTGANGFVGSAVARCLLNAGHEVRCLVRPGSDRRNLYQLPVEISEGDLRSAPSLKRAVAGCDNLFHVAADYRLWVPNPETMYDINVKGTQALILAAAEAGMRRMVYTSSVATLGTTQDGVPANEDTPSSLLAMNGHYKRSKFMAEQVVQRMTDEHKLHLLIVNPSTPMGPRDIRPTPTGRIVVDTLRGRMPAYVNTGLNVAHSDDIARGHLLAYAHGKPGERYILGGENMTLLQILQAIDKISGKRKKRVSLPVKLILPAAWLMEKMAMVTNVEPRVTVDSVRMAKQKMFYSSDKAIRELGYQYRPATEALEDAMNWFLANGYCG; translated from the coding sequence ATGCTGAAGTCATTGGTTACAGGTGCGAATGGATTCGTCGGTTCGGCGGTCGCACGTTGTTTGCTTAACGCAGGTCACGAGGTGCGGTGCCTGGTCAGGCCGGGGAGTGACCGCAGAAATCTTTATCAACTACCTGTTGAGATCTCGGAAGGAGATCTGCGCTCTGCTCCATCACTGAAACGTGCGGTCGCGGGTTGCGATAATTTATTTCATGTTGCCGCCGATTACCGGCTCTGGGTGCCGAATCCTGAAACCATGTATGACATCAACGTAAAGGGGACTCAGGCGCTGATCCTGGCTGCCGCCGAAGCGGGAATGAGACGCATGGTATATACCAGCAGCGTGGCGACGCTGGGAACGACTCAGGACGGCGTCCCTGCAAACGAAGACACACCCTCGAGTCTCCTGGCCATGAATGGGCACTACAAGCGATCCAAGTTCATGGCGGAACAGGTAGTCCAGCGGATGACCGATGAGCATAAGCTGCATTTGCTGATAGTGAATCCGTCTACGCCGATGGGGCCGCGCGACATAAGACCCACGCCGACGGGGCGTATAGTCGTTGACACCTTGCGCGGCCGTATGCCAGCCTATGTGAATACCGGTTTGAACGTCGCGCATTCCGATGACATTGCCCGGGGCCACCTGCTGGCCTATGCACATGGAAAACCAGGAGAGCGTTATATCCTTGGGGGCGAAAACATGACATTGCTGCAGATATTGCAAGCAATAGACAAGATCAGCGGTAAGCGGAAAAAGCGGGTCAGCCTTCCCGTCAAGTTGATTCTCCCCGCTGCCTGGTTAATGGAAAAAATGGCAATGGTCACGAATGTTGAGCCGCGCGTGACAGTGGACAGCGTGCGTATGGCCAAACAAAAGATGTTTTACTCCAGCGACAAGGCCATACGTGAATTGGGTTACCAGTACCGGCCAGCGACGGAAGCGCTTGAAGATGCGATGAACTGGTTTCTGGCCAATGGCTATTGCGGGTAG
- a CDS encoding heavy-metal-associated domain-containing protein → MQTEVIKIKGMTCMGCVNSVKSVLEKIPGVDSADVSLEQKQVTIQYDAATTKPNQLKDAIEGAGFEVVN, encoded by the coding sequence ATGCAAACGGAAGTCATAAAAATCAAGGGAATGACCTGCATGGGCTGCGTCAACAGTGTGAAGAGCGTGCTGGAGAAAATTCCTGGCGTGGACAGTGCGGATGTTTCTCTCGAACAGAAACAGGTGACCATCCAGTACGACGCTGCCACTACTAAACCCAACCAGCTCAAGGACGCTATCGAAGGTGCCGGTTTTGAAGTCGTCAACTAG
- a CDS encoding protein-L-isoaspartate O-methyltransferase family protein: MIFYIRLDMDLEQNRFNMIEQQIRTWEVLDQEVLKLLFELRREEFVPAAYRSLAFVDMEIPLGYGEVMLAPKMEARILQELQVKKTDRILEVGSGSGYLTALLAAKGGSVYSVEIVPELKAMAEKNLRAHGITDVILEHGDAARGWPQHGLYDVIVLTGSTPVLPEAFQKSLKTGGRLFAVVGDAPVMQAVLVTCVAQKENAGVYNTVGLFETCISPLKNAMQPERFTF; the protein is encoded by the coding sequence ATGATATTTTATATAAGGCTGGACATGGATCTTGAGCAAAACCGTTTTAACATGATAGAACAGCAAATTCGTACATGGGAAGTGCTGGACCAGGAAGTTCTTAAATTATTATTCGAGCTGCGGCGCGAGGAATTTGTCCCTGCGGCTTACCGTTCTCTTGCATTTGTGGACATGGAAATTCCGCTTGGATACGGTGAAGTCATGCTTGCCCCAAAGATGGAAGCGCGGATCTTGCAGGAATTGCAGGTAAAAAAAACCGACAGGATTTTGGAGGTGGGCAGCGGCAGCGGGTATCTGACTGCATTGCTGGCAGCCAAAGGCGGGTCTGTTTACAGCGTGGAAATCGTGCCGGAACTGAAAGCCATGGCGGAAAAAAATCTCCGGGCGCACGGAATCACCGATGTAATCCTGGAGCATGGAGATGCTGCCCGTGGCTGGCCTCAGCATGGGCTTTACGATGTGATCGTGCTGACGGGGTCGACGCCGGTTCTACCGGAGGCTTTCCAAAAAAGCCTCAAAACCGGTGGACGTCTGTTCGCGGTGGTAGGCGACGCACCTGTCATGCAAGCCGTGCTTGTCACTTGCGTGGCCCAAAAGGAAAATGCAGGCGTATATAATACAGTTGGCCTGTTTGAAACCTGTATTTCCCCGCTCAAGAACGCGATGCAGCCCGAGAGATTTACATTTTGA
- a CDS encoding c-type cytochrome: MKRILSAAVLAGLTGLGIFMVPVSSSSVPAGVESPSAKPDGITGRQAQQQLRARGTYLAQAGNCMGCHTTQGGRPYAGGHVLDTSIGTFITPNITPDPETGIGLWNEEDFWRALHDGKARNGSPLYPAFPYTEYTKITREDSDAIFAYLQSLPPAQQRNRPNQIHFPFNFRPLIYIWRAFYFEQGVYRADDAKSDEWNRGAYLVQGLGHCNACHTARNPFGASQGELFGGGQLMGSNWYAPSLTSLQEASTSDWPVEDIVQLLRTGLSSRAITTGPMADVVSQSLQYLTKEDAYAMATYLKSLPETDPRSRGIAPALTEEVDRLLRQGGEIYETHCQDCHGNLGQGAPGAYPALAGNRGITLASPINAIRSILNGGYAPVIASNPRPYGMPPFAQILRDEEIALVLSYIRNAWGNRGTLVTAAQVDRSRKGAQ, translated from the coding sequence ATGAAACGTATTCTCTCGGCTGCTGTGCTTGCCGGGTTGACAGGCCTCGGCATTTTCATGGTACCGGTAAGCTCCTCCTCTGTTCCTGCAGGCGTAGAATCGCCATCCGCAAAGCCGGATGGCATTACCGGGCGGCAAGCACAACAGCAACTGCGAGCGCGCGGGACCTATCTCGCGCAGGCCGGCAATTGCATGGGCTGCCACACGACACAGGGTGGGCGACCCTACGCGGGAGGACACGTCCTCGACACGTCCATCGGGACATTCATTACGCCTAATATTACGCCCGATCCGGAAACCGGTATTGGACTCTGGAATGAGGAGGACTTCTGGCGGGCACTGCACGATGGCAAGGCACGTAACGGCAGCCCTTTATATCCCGCATTTCCCTACACGGAATATACGAAGATCACGCGGGAGGATTCCGATGCAATCTTCGCCTATCTTCAATCGCTCCCCCCTGCTCAGCAGCGCAATCGACCGAACCAGATCCATTTTCCTTTCAACTTCCGTCCACTCATTTATATCTGGCGCGCTTTTTACTTCGAGCAAGGCGTTTATCGAGCTGATGACGCAAAGAGCGATGAATGGAACCGGGGAGCCTATCTGGTGCAAGGACTCGGCCACTGCAACGCTTGCCATACCGCCCGGAACCCGTTCGGCGCAAGCCAGGGCGAACTATTCGGGGGGGGGCAACTCATGGGCTCGAACTGGTACGCTCCCTCTCTGACATCTCTCCAGGAGGCCAGCACTTCCGACTGGCCGGTCGAGGACATTGTCCAATTACTCCGGACAGGCTTGTCGAGCCGTGCAATCACAACAGGACCGATGGCGGATGTCGTCAGTCAAAGTCTTCAATATCTGACGAAGGAGGATGCCTATGCCATGGCTACCTACCTGAAGTCGCTGCCTGAAACCGATCCACGCTCCAGAGGGATAGCCCCTGCGCTGACGGAAGAAGTCGACAGGCTGCTCCGCCAAGGTGGCGAGATCTACGAGACGCACTGTCAGGATTGCCATGGAAATCTGGGGCAAGGCGCACCCGGCGCTTATCCGGCGCTGGCGGGCAACCGCGGCATCACACTGGCCTCCCCGATCAATGCAATCCGCAGCATTCTCAACGGCGGCTATGCACCAGTCATCGCAAGCAATCCGCGACCTTATGGCATGCCACCGTTTGCACAGATCCTGCGCGATGAGGAGATTGCGCTGGTCTTGTCTTATATCCGCAATGCATGGGGTAATCGGGGCACTCTGGTTACGGCGGCCCAGGTTGATCGGAGCAGGAAGGGTGCGCAATGA